In one window of Prevotella sp. E13-17 DNA:
- a CDS encoding ABC transporter ATP-binding protein — protein MSNTVIEFNHVGKQYILGSIGTGTLSQDLNRWWANIRGKEDPYLKIGETNDRTQKGDSRFVWALRDINFKVEQGDVVGIVGKNGAGKSTLLKILSRVTSPTTGDIKIKGRIASLLEVGTGFHPEMTGRENIFMNGSIMGMTKAEIKSKFDEIVDFAGVAKYVDTPVKRYSSGMMVRLGFAIAAHLEPEILVVDEVLAVGDAEFQKKAIGKMQDVSKGEGRTVLFVSHNMAAVRSLCTRGVMLKNGMVDFIGNIPDTLDHYLKIDDSAQKEKIIDNVKFTKSTLKVTNIEINGTALSESTIQSNQRELTIKIEGHSQEDMNYDVMLILRNKDGMPYATYAKGHYMGDIKHQPAGNFTIERTILLPEILTRGAIYVDLFLHHPMVEYQLKAPNCCILETIGYQQGFGSAMNQIDNGFMGLNDK, from the coding sequence ATGAGTAATACTGTCATCGAATTCAATCATGTAGGTAAACAATATATACTGGGCTCCATTGGTACTGGCACACTGAGCCAAGACCTAAACAGATGGTGGGCCAACATTCGCGGCAAAGAAGACCCATACCTGAAGATTGGCGAGACCAACGATCGCACCCAAAAGGGCGACAGCCGATTTGTCTGGGCACTTCGCGATATCAACTTTAAGGTTGAACAAGGCGATGTGGTTGGCATCGTCGGCAAGAATGGAGCAGGAAAATCTACCTTGCTGAAGATTCTCTCTCGCGTCACCTCTCCTACTACAGGCGATATCAAGATAAAAGGCCGTATAGCCTCCTTGCTTGAAGTTGGAACAGGTTTCCATCCAGAAATGACAGGCCGTGAGAATATCTTTATGAATGGCTCTATCATGGGTATGACCAAAGCCGAGATTAAGAGCAAGTTTGACGAAATTGTCGATTTTGCAGGCGTAGCAAAATATGTCGATACTCCTGTCAAACGCTACTCATCTGGTATGATGGTGCGCCTTGGCTTTGCTATCGCAGCCCATTTGGAGCCAGAAATCTTGGTTGTTGATGAAGTTCTGGCTGTAGGCGATGCCGAGTTCCAAAAGAAAGCTATCGGCAAGATGCAGGATGTCAGCAAAGGCGAAGGCCGAACAGTACTATTTGTTAGTCATAACATGGCAGCTGTTCGTAGTCTCTGTACTCGAGGAGTTATGTTAAAAAATGGCATGGTCGATTTTATTGGCAATATTCCTGATACGCTCGATCACTATTTAAAGATTGACGATAGTGCCCAAAAGGAAAAGATTATCGACAATGTGAAGTTTACCAAGAGCACACTGAAAGTCACCAATATCGAAATCAACGGCACTGCTCTCTCCGAATCTACAATTCAGAGCAACCAACGCGAACTGACCATAAAGATCGAGGGACACTCTCAGGAGGACATGAACTACGATGTCATGCTCATTCTTCGCAACAAAGACGGCATGCCCTATGCAACCTATGCCAAAGGTCATTACATGGGCGATATCAAGCACCAGCCTGCTGGCAATTTTACCATTGAGCGCACTATCCTGCTACCAGAGATTCTCACACGTGGTGCAATCTATGTCGATTTATTTCTACATCATCCCATGGTTGAATATCAATTGAAAGCTCCTAACTGCTGCATTCTTGAAACGATAGGCTACCAACAAGGATTCGGTTCTGCAATGAACCAAATTGACAACGGCTTTATGGGCCTCAACGACAAATAA
- a CDS encoding ABC transporter permease — translation MSNDWDIIITNKSRLLSLDLSELWRYRDLLTMYVKRDIVTFYKQTILGPLWFIIQPLFTTIMFMFVFGGIAGISTDGIPQAVFYLAGLVCWNYFQDCLSKCSDTFNANQAIFGKVYFPRLVVPLSIVISNLIKMGIQFALFLVVYIYYITSGINFQANAALLLIPLLIIMLGALGLGFGMIISSLTTKYRDLRFLITFGVQLWMYATPVIYPLSVMKETYPKYIWVLVANPLTAILETFKYAFTGVGEFNWLYLGYSFIFTIIILLLGIVIFNRVQRNFMDVI, via the coding sequence ATGTCAAACGATTGGGATATCATCATTACAAATAAAAGTCGCCTGCTCAGCCTTGACCTGAGCGAGCTTTGGCGGTATCGTGACCTCCTGACCATGTATGTCAAACGCGATATCGTCACATTCTACAAGCAAACCATCCTTGGTCCATTGTGGTTTATCATCCAGCCCCTCTTCACCACCATCATGTTTATGTTTGTGTTTGGCGGCATTGCCGGCATATCTACAGACGGCATTCCCCAGGCTGTATTCTACTTAGCAGGCCTCGTCTGCTGGAACTATTTCCAGGATTGTCTCAGCAAATGCTCTGACACATTCAACGCCAACCAGGCCATTTTTGGAAAAGTCTATTTTCCAAGATTGGTTGTGCCTCTCTCCATTGTCATTTCCAATCTCATTAAGATGGGCATTCAGTTCGCACTGTTTTTAGTTGTTTACATCTATTATATCACTTCAGGCATTAATTTTCAAGCCAATGCAGCACTTTTGCTAATCCCACTACTCATCATTATGTTAGGAGCCCTAGGCTTAGGCTTTGGTATGATCATATCATCCCTGACCACAAAGTATCGCGATTTGCGATTCTTGATCACCTTTGGTGTTCAACTTTGGATGTATGCCACCCCTGTCATTTACCCTCTGTCTGTGATGAAGGAGACATATCCCAAATATATATGGGTGTTAGTAGCCAACCCGCTGACAGCCATTCTTGAAACATTCAAATACGCATTCACAGGCGTCGGCGAGTTCAATTGGCTCTATCTGGGCTATAGCTTTATATTTACAATCATCATCCTCTTGCTCGGTATCGTCATTTTCAACCGTGTGCAGCGCAACTTTATGGATGTCATCTAA
- a CDS encoding glycosyltransferase family 2 protein, with amino-acid sequence MSICPIIHTFDILLWFIIAANVAYILGFALTIALPPVKCHFTTSKRLQSFLILIPAYHEDSVIAHSVETILHQDYPKELFHVAVISDSMSTDTNQLLASLPITLLQPSFQKSSKAKALQFAMSTIESPYDYVIVLDADNIVASDFISRLNAIVQPSMVIQCHRTAKNSDSDVAVLDGVSEEINNTIFRKGHNRIGLSSALIGSGMCFDYHWFKTYVNELKSAVEDRELEALLMKQRIYIHYAEDIYVWDEKVSNSDNFQRQRQRWMSGQVQAFCQMLPYLPKAIIDGNINYIDKTVQQALIPRSILLILIPILCVISTTSYLIWHTSYTVPLMWWILLFCLCLALFVAIPKQMRKQSLFPKLLSFPALVWKMVLNIQKIDRNNTDFIHTKHGQ; translated from the coding sequence ATGAGCATCTGTCCCATCATACATACATTCGACATCCTGCTATGGTTCATCATAGCAGCCAATGTAGCATATATACTTGGTTTTGCATTAACCATTGCTTTACCACCAGTAAAGTGCCACTTTACCACCAGTAAACGACTACAATCCTTCCTGATTCTCATACCTGCATATCATGAAGATTCCGTCATTGCTCACAGTGTAGAGACTATTCTTCATCAAGACTACCCCAAAGAGCTATTTCATGTGGCTGTAATTTCAGACAGCATGTCCACAGACACCAATCAGCTGTTGGCCTCTCTTCCCATCACCCTTCTTCAACCTTCATTCCAGAAAAGCAGCAAGGCAAAGGCATTGCAATTCGCCATGAGCACTATTGAAAGTCCCTATGACTACGTGATTGTGCTGGATGCAGACAACATCGTGGCTTCCGATTTTATCTCACGCCTAAATGCCATCGTCCAACCATCGATGGTCATTCAGTGTCATCGCACTGCCAAGAATTCAGATAGCGATGTGGCTGTTCTTGATGGTGTCAGCGAAGAAATCAACAATACCATCTTCCGCAAAGGTCACAACCGCATTGGTCTGTCTTCTGCGCTCATCGGTTCTGGTATGTGCTTTGATTATCATTGGTTCAAGACCTATGTCAACGAACTAAAATCAGCCGTAGAAGACCGCGAACTGGAAGCCCTCTTAATGAAACAACGCATCTATATCCACTATGCCGAAGACATCTACGTCTGGGATGAAAAGGTCAGCAACAGTGACAATTTCCAACGTCAGCGCCAGCGCTGGATGAGCGGTCAGGTTCAAGCATTTTGCCAAATGCTCCCCTATCTGCCAAAAGCCATCATCGATGGCAACATCAACTACATTGACAAGACCGTCCAGCAGGCACTCATCCCACGTTCCATTCTCCTTATTCTCATACCCATCTTGTGCGTTATTTCCACTACATCATATCTCATTTGGCACACATCATACACAGTGCCACTCATGTGGTGGATACTTCTGTTCTGTCTCTGCTTGGCACTCTTTGTGGCTATACCCAAACAAATGCGCAAACAATCTTTGTTCCCCAAACTACTATCTTTTCCAGCATTAGTATGGAAAATGGTGTTAAACATCCAAAAGATTGACCGCAACAATACAGATTTCATTCATACCAAACATGGACAATAA
- a CDS encoding glycosyltransferase: MDFWWILYIIDWALFIPMAITATYLLFFAVAALFKHKSPAPKAKQESRFIVIIPSYKDDDRIFDTVNTILGQTYPQRMFDVVVVSDHQSEMTNMRLAQLPITLLTPNFAESSKAKSLQYAIINLPQFKIYDAVIVLDAGNIVMPEFLEMMNNAYESAGTKVVQARRVARNLNTSIARLDAIFTEINNSVFRRGHISIGLSASLDGSGYLFNFAWFKQHIMKVHSWVGESKELEAMLMHEGVFIDYADDIFVFDYKASELQVFNRERGKWIYNQLHCQIANVKYLPSAIMNRRYDWIDKLLQWTMMPRTVMMAFITIMSCILPFIYFTLAIKWWFFAALTLMACSIATPNYLVTKDWDKDFLNAPLVTIGSLHQFIRAFRKGMKISVNNIHHKLNHIS; this comes from the coding sequence ATGGATTTCTGGTGGATATTATATATTATTGACTGGGCACTCTTCATCCCAATGGCCATCACAGCAACATATCTGCTGTTTTTTGCTGTAGCTGCACTGTTTAAGCATAAATCGCCAGCTCCCAAAGCCAAGCAAGAAAGTCGCTTCATCGTCATTATTCCCTCATATAAGGACGATGACCGAATCTTCGACACCGTCAACACCATTTTAGGACAGACCTATCCCCAGCGTATGTTCGATGTCGTTGTAGTCTCAGACCATCAAAGCGAGATGACCAATATGCGCTTGGCACAACTTCCCATTACATTACTGACACCCAACTTTGCCGAGAGCTCTAAGGCAAAATCTCTTCAGTATGCCATCATCAATTTGCCCCAGTTCAAGATTTATGATGCAGTGATTGTGCTGGATGCAGGCAATATCGTGATGCCCGAATTTCTTGAGATGATGAATAATGCCTACGAGTCGGCAGGCACAAAAGTCGTACAGGCCCGTCGTGTTGCTCGAAATCTAAACACCTCTATTGCCCGTCTTGATGCCATCTTCACAGAGATCAACAATTCTGTATTCCGTCGCGGTCACATCTCCATTGGTCTCTCGGCTTCATTAGATGGCTCTGGCTATCTGTTCAACTTTGCGTGGTTCAAGCAACATATCATGAAAGTTCATTCATGGGTAGGCGAAAGCAAAGAACTGGAAGCCATGCTGATGCATGAAGGCGTCTTCATTGATTATGCCGACGACATCTTTGTATTCGATTATAAGGCAAGCGAACTGCAGGTCTTCAACAGAGAGCGTGGTAAGTGGATCTACAACCAACTGCATTGTCAGATTGCAAACGTGAAGTATCTCCCTTCAGCTATTATGAATCGCCGATACGACTGGATTGACAAGCTATTGCAATGGACCATGATGCCACGCACCGTCATGATGGCTTTCATCACCATCATGAGTTGCATATTGCCTTTTATCTACTTCACACTGGCCATCAAGTGGTGGTTCTTTGCCGCCTTGACTCTTATGGCATGCTCTATTGCCACCCCCAACTATCTCGTAACCAAAGATTGGGATAAAGATTTTCTCAACGCACCATTGGTTACTATCGGCTCACTCCATCAGTTCATACGTGCTTTTCGAAAAGGCATGAAGATCAGTGTCAACAACATCCATCACAAATTGAACCATATCTCTTAG